A genome region from Glycine max cultivar Williams 82 chromosome 5, Glycine_max_v4.0, whole genome shotgun sequence includes the following:
- the LOC121174930 gene encoding uncharacterized protein has protein sequence MEEEIQMIEKNNTWELVNRPHGKDIIGVKWVYKTKLNPDGTIQKHKARWSINQLDVKSAFLNGVLEEEIYVEQPQGFVSEGKENKVLKLRKALYGLKQAPRAWYSRIDQYFMDRGFRRSKSEPTLYIKSQATRPDIMYATSLLSRFMQSPSQIHFGAGKRILRYLQGTKEFGIWYTTETNSELLGYTDSDWACSTDDMKSTSGYAFSLGSGMFSWASKKQATVAQSTAEAEYVAATEATSQAIWLCRILEDMEKNKMSLLKSTATTNQQLQWRRIQFITAEQNT, from the exons ATGGAAGAAGAGATACAGATGATCGAGAAAAACAACACATGGGAGTTAGTAAATCGTCCCCATGGAAAAGATATCATTGGGGTTAAGTGGGTCTATAAGACAAAGCTCAACCCTGATGGCACCATACAGAAACACAAGGCGAG ATGGAGTATCAATCAACTAGATGTCAAATCCGCCTTCCTTAACGGCGTACTTGAAGAAGagatctatgtggagcagccacaaGGATTCGTGTCTGAAGGCAAAGAAAACAAAGTGTTAAAACTAAGAAAAGCACTTTATGGTTTGAAGCAAGCACCTCGAGCATGGTATAGCAGAATCGATCAGTATTTCATGGATCGAGGATTCAGGAGGAGCAAGAGTGAGCCTACACTTTACATCAAGTCTCAAG CTACACGGCCTGACATAATGTATGCTACAAGTCTTCTatcaagattcatgcaaagcccAAGTCAAATACACTTTGGAGCAGGAAAAAGAATTTTGAGGTATCTACAAGGAACAAAAGAGTTCGGTATATGGTATACTACCGAAACCAACTCAGAATTACTTGGCTACACCGACAGTGATTGGGCATGTTCAACAGATGACATGAAGAGTACCTCTGGCTATGCTTTCTCACTAGGATCAGGAATGTTCTCTTGGGCATCGAAGAAGCAAGCTACAGTAGCACAATCAACAGCAGAAGCAGAGTACGTGGCAGCTACTGAAGCAACGAGTCAAGCTATATGGCTTTGTAGGATACTTGAAGACATGGAGAAAAACAAGATGAGCCTACTAAAATCAACTGCGACAACAAATCAGCAATTGCAATGGCGAAGAATCCAGTTCATCACAGCAGAACAAAATACATAA
- the LOC100814895 gene encoding subtilisin-like protease 4 has translation MFKAHRTKEALLPFPSSRKLLLNMDAFLFIVFTFVLSFQTHFAQGSELPRTTSSSKTYIIHVKGPQDKSLDQTEDLESWYHSFMPPTIMSSEEQPRMIYSYLNVMSGFAARLTEEELIAVEKKDGFISARPERILHRQTTNTPQFLGLQKQTGLWKESNFGKGIIIGVLDTGITPGHPSFSDAGMSPPPPKWKGRCEINVTACNNKLIGVRTFNHVAKLIKGAEAAIDDFGHGTHTASTAAGAFVDHAEVLGNAEGTASGIAPYAHLAIYRVCSKVCRESDILAALDAAVEDGVDVLSISLGSKRAKPFFDHGIAIGTFAAMQKGIFVSCAAGNDGPLPGSVINGAPWILTVGASNINRSIAATAKLGNGQEFDGESIFQPSDFSPTLLPLAYAGMNGKQEDAFCGNGSLNDIDFRGKVVLCEKGGGIEKIAKGKEVKRAGGAAMILMNDEKSGFSLNIDVHVLPTTHVSYDAGLKIKAYIYSTATPTATILFKGTIIGNSLAPVVTSFSGRGPSLPSPGILKPDIIGPGLNILAAWPFPLNNNTASKSTFNIMSGTSMSCPHLSGVAALLKSSHPHWSPAAIKSAIMTSADIISHERKHIVGETLQPADVFATGSGYVNPSRANDPGLVYDIKPDDYIPYLCGLGYKDTEVEIIAGRTIKCSETSSIREGELNYPSFSVVLDSPQTFTRTVTNVGEANSSYVVTVSAPDGVDVKVQPNKLYFSEANQKETYSVTFSRIELDDETVKYVQGFLQWVSAKHTVRSPISISFV, from the coding sequence ATGTTCAAAGCACACCGAACTAAAgaagctttgcttccatttCCGTCGAGCAGAAAGCTTCTGCTGAACATGGATGCTTtccttttcattgttttcactTTCGTGTTGAGCttccaaactcattttgctCAAGGAAGTGAACTACCTCGTACCACAAGCAGTTCAAAAACATATATTATCCATGTGAAGGGGCCACAGGATAAGTCACTAGATCAAACAGAAGATTTGGAGAGCTGGTACCATTCATTCATGCCACCTACTATTATGAGCTCTGAGGAACAGCCTCGAATGATTTATTCATACCTCAATGTGATGAGTGGTTTTGCTGCAAGACTCACTGAAGAAGAGTTGATAGCTGTGGAAAAAAAGGATGGCTTCATTTCTGCTCGTCCCGAAAGGATACTGCATCGCCAAACCACAAATACCCCACAATTTTTGGGGCTGCAGAAACAAACGGGATTGTGGAAAGAATCAAACTTTGGAAAGGGGATAATAATTGGGGTGTTGGATACTGGAATCACGCCTGGTCATCCTTCATTTAGCGATGCAGGAATGTCCCCGCCACCACCGAAATGGAAAGGGAGATGCGAAATTAATGTGACAGCTTGCAACAACAAACTAATTGGAGTAAGGACTTTCAACCACGTCGCGAAGTTGATTAAAGGAGCAGAGGCAGCCATTGACGATTTTGGACATGGGACTCACACAGCAAGCACAGCTGCTGGTGCTTTTGTTGATCATGCAGAAGTACTAGGAAATGCTGAAGGCACAGCATCAGGGATTGCCCCTTATGCTCACCTGGCAATTTACAGGGTATGCTCTAAAGTCTGTCGAGAGAGTGATATATTGGCTGCATTGGATGCAGCTGTGGAGGATGGAGTAGATGTATTATCAATATCCCTCGGCTCGAAAAGGGCAAAGCCTTTTTTCGATCATGGCATTGCTATAGGCACATTTGCAGCAATGCAGAAGGGAATTTTTGTAAGTTGTGCTGCAGGAAACGATGGCCCTCTCCCTGGTTCCGTAATTAACGGAGCGCCTTGGATCCTCACAGTTGGAGCAAGCAATATCAACAGAAGCATTGCAGCAACAGCAAAGCTAGGAAACGGGCAAGAATTTGATGGTGAATCTATTTTCCAGCCTTCTGATTTTTCTCCAACATTGCTACCCTTGGCATATGCTGGAATGAATGGCAAACAAGAAGATGCATTTTGTGGTAATGGATCCTTGAACGATATTGATTTCAGAGGCAAGGTTGTTTTGTGTGAGAAAGGAGGAGGCATAGAAAAAATTGCCAAAGGAAAGGAAGTAAAGAGAGCTGGTGGTGCAGCCATGATTCTCATGAACGATGAAAAGAGTGGCTTTAGTCTCAATATTGATGTACATGTTCTTCCCACAACACATGTAAGCTATGATGCTGGACTTAAGATTAAAGCCTATATATACTCCACCGCAACACCTACAGCTACCATTTTATTCAAGGGAACTATAATTGGAAACTCCTTAGCTCCTGTTGTTACATCCTTCTCTGGAAGAGGTCCCAGCTTGCCAAGTCCTGGTATTTTGAAACCAGACATCATAGGACCAGGCTTGAACATCCTAGCTGCCTGGCCATTCCCCCTGAATAACAATACTGCTTCAAAATCCACTTTCAACATTATGTCTGGCACATCAATGTCATGCCCACATCTTAGTGGCGTAGCTGCTTTGCTCAAAAGCTCTCATCCTCACTGGTCACCAGCTGCCATAAAATCTGCCATAATGACTTCTGCAGACATAATCAGTCATGAACGGAAACACATTGTTGGTGAAACACTTCAACCTGCAGATGTCTTTGCCACAGGTTCAGGTTACGTGAATCCATCAAGAGCAAATGATCCTGGGTTAGTTTATGATATCAAGCCTGATGATTATATACCTTATCTGtgtggtttaggctataaggaTACAGAAGTTGAGATCATTGCAGGTAGAACAATTAAGTGCTCTGAGACTTCAAGCATTCGCGAAGGAGAGCTCAATTATCCCTCATTTTCTGTTGTGCTTGATTCCCCGCAGACATTCACAAGGACTGTGACAAATGTGGGTGAGGCTAACTCATCTTATGTTGTCACGGTTAGTGCACCAGATGGGGTTGATGTGAAGGTCCAACCAAATAAACTTTACTTTTCAGAAGCAAACCAGAAAGAGACATATTCAGTGACATTCAGCCGTATAGAGTTGGATGATGAAACTGTGAAATATGTTCAAGGATTTTTACAATGGGTCTCTGCCAAACACACTGTAAGGAGCCCTATCTCGATCAGCTTTGTATAA